A genomic stretch from Anaerolinea thermophila UNI-1 includes:
- a CDS encoding GAF domain-containing protein has protein sequence MNFLRTLRPNALPYFLQDLSPLQQHREIVLQHTLNFLTLFFLAGSGILRVLFPNYLELATQGLFAGIGLGILALFRRIPFNWRALAVLLVFAFMGASDLLANGLNGNGMFYLFTFALLSMTFFGTVPGIILTVLTAVGELAVGIMMTTGTIQAPVERIAGSTQLVAWIFHLIAFVMSAGVLLSAIYELTVGFAKRLSEKENTINTLEHDRTNLENALRALNAETRKRNAMAEASRNVLWSVYPETTLESLLPKAAEVIKEQFGLYHVGIFLLDEKGEYAVLRAATGEVGKTMLENQHRLRVGQVGIVGHAAATGEPNISPNVDEDPQHYPNPLLPETRSEAALPLRVEGRLIGVLDLQSTEIGASFVEKMETMKDVADQLSILIERVGLMEKLQASLKEMEENTRQTVRTGWLQFFRNKRRQRYAFSMRAGGAHLPSSNGGEGGEPLKGTTLAVPIKIRNETLGVVNLKFATGKVPPEVANLVEQAVNRMAISLDNVRLLEEIQMRADRERIVSEIATRVRATNEIEKILEITAQEIGRSLGASDVVVHLDTRK, from the coding sequence ATGAATTTCTTGAGAACCTTACGCCCTAACGCCCTTCCTTATTTTCTTCAAGATCTATCTCCTTTGCAACAGCATCGGGAGATTGTCCTACAACACACCCTGAACTTTCTCACCCTGTTTTTCCTGGCAGGCTCAGGCATTCTCAGGGTGTTGTTCCCGAATTATCTGGAACTGGCTACGCAAGGCCTGTTTGCCGGCATTGGGCTGGGGATTTTAGCCCTGTTCCGACGCATCCCCTTCAACTGGCGTGCGCTGGCTGTGTTACTGGTGTTTGCCTTCATGGGAGCCAGCGACTTACTTGCCAATGGCTTGAACGGCAACGGCATGTTCTACCTGTTCACTTTCGCTTTGCTTTCCATGACGTTCTTCGGAACCGTGCCTGGAATCATTCTCACCGTACTGACTGCCGTTGGCGAACTTGCCGTGGGCATCATGATGACCACTGGCACCATCCAGGCACCAGTGGAAAGGATTGCTGGCTCCACCCAGCTGGTTGCATGGATCTTTCATCTTATCGCCTTCGTAATGAGTGCGGGGGTTTTACTTTCGGCAATCTATGAATTAACGGTTGGCTTTGCAAAACGGTTGTCGGAGAAAGAGAACACCATCAACACACTGGAACACGACCGTACGAATCTGGAAAACGCCCTGCGCGCGTTGAATGCCGAGACCCGAAAGCGCAATGCCATGGCTGAAGCCAGTCGTAATGTCCTCTGGAGTGTGTATCCGGAAACCACTCTGGAAAGCCTGCTTCCCAAAGCCGCTGAGGTCATCAAAGAACAATTCGGATTGTATCACGTAGGCATTTTCTTGCTGGACGAAAAAGGCGAGTATGCAGTCCTGCGCGCGGCAACCGGCGAAGTGGGCAAAACCATGCTGGAAAACCAGCATCGTCTGCGCGTTGGGCAGGTAGGTATTGTAGGGCATGCGGCCGCCACTGGTGAACCCAATATCAGTCCTAACGTAGATGAAGATCCACAGCACTACCCCAATCCGCTTTTGCCCGAAACCCGTTCGGAAGCGGCTTTGCCCCTGCGGGTAGAAGGGCGCTTAATCGGCGTGCTGGATTTACAAAGCACCGAAATCGGCGCATCCTTTGTAGAGAAAATGGAAACTATGAAAGATGTTGCCGATCAACTCTCCATTTTGATTGAGCGGGTTGGGTTGATGGAAAAATTACAGGCATCCCTCAAAGAAATGGAAGAGAACACCCGCCAGACAGTTCGAACAGGATGGCTCCAGTTCTTCCGCAATAAGCGCCGGCAACGGTATGCCTTCAGCATGCGAGCAGGAGGAGCCCATTTGCCTTCCTCGAATGGCGGTGAAGGGGGGGAACCTCTGAAAGGCACCACCCTTGCAGTTCCCATTAAAATCCGCAATGAAACACTGGGGGTAGTGAATTTGAAATTTGCCACCGGCAAAGTGCCCCCTGAAGTTGCCAATCTGGTTGAACAAGCCGTCAATCGTATGGCGATTTCTCTGGACAACGTTCGTCTTCTGGAAGAGATTCAAATGCGCGCAGACCGCGAACGAATTGTGAGCGAAATCGCCACCAGAGTCCGTGCAACGAACGAAATCGAGAAGATTCTGGAAATTACCGCTCAGGAAATTGGACGTTCGCTGGGTGCATCGGATGTTGTGGTGCACTTAGATACACGAAAATAA
- a CDS encoding GAF domain-containing protein — protein sequence MDTYDKLFPDYTPPALLKKGGMTVLRERILQSILLMLSTSGILFVLYLYQTFTSRGLNNLGIAVVVYYLLLVIFTFNRSWNPSFRALLVILLPYIIGIIFFMQYGAISELRFFFAVSTILSAVLMDTGGFIGVIALNLITMTGINFAQENGLIFVNSFGYTNLNWGFNFLLYLLFGVGAGGAMRILVGNVEQNLREKERLAQDLENQQSVLEKTIRERTEDVQRRVSQLRTAAEISRAISRITNPDTLLQQVADLIQQRFGLYYVGIFMIEPSHRYAVLQAGTGEAGRIMMEQKHRLLIGGTSMIGWCINNRQPRIALDTGREAVRFNNPLLPNTRSELALPILSREEVLGAMTIQSDQPNAFDQNDIIVLQGIADSLAIAIENSRLFEEMNRSLEEIRTLNRSLVQETWSRVLQEEEITSSEYAIGGTSGEGAQKVNIPITLRDQTLGYLEVELDKNELSEEEATLLEAITTQTALALENARLVRESERRVYQERKLNEMTAQFVRAVDVESILRTAVEQLAQLPSIAEVSVQLVPPESALEASGAYRNNGQEE from the coding sequence ATGGATACTTACGATAAACTATTCCCCGACTATACGCCCCCTGCCCTGCTGAAAAAGGGTGGGATGACTGTCCTGCGGGAGCGCATTCTGCAGAGCATTTTGCTGATGCTCAGCACGTCTGGTATCCTGTTTGTGCTTTACCTTTACCAGACTTTTACATCCAGAGGGCTGAACAACCTGGGTATCGCGGTTGTGGTCTATTATCTCCTGCTGGTCATCTTTACCTTCAACCGCAGTTGGAATCCTTCCTTCCGTGCTCTTCTGGTCATCCTGCTACCCTATATTATCGGAATCATCTTTTTCATGCAGTACGGCGCAATTTCCGAACTGCGCTTCTTCTTTGCAGTCTCCACCATCCTCAGCGCCGTATTGATGGATACAGGTGGCTTCATCGGTGTCATTGCTCTGAATCTGATCACCATGACGGGGATCAACTTTGCACAGGAAAACGGGTTGATTTTCGTCAATTCTTTTGGGTACACCAACCTGAACTGGGGTTTCAACTTCCTGCTTTACCTGCTCTTTGGCGTAGGGGCAGGCGGCGCCATGCGCATTCTGGTCGGCAATGTAGAGCAAAACTTGCGGGAAAAAGAACGACTGGCTCAAGACCTTGAAAACCAGCAAAGCGTTCTGGAAAAGACCATCCGCGAACGCACGGAAGATGTACAACGCCGCGTGAGCCAGTTGCGCACCGCAGCAGAAATCTCCCGCGCTATCAGTCGCATCACCAATCCAGATACGCTTCTTCAACAAGTGGCGGACTTAATCCAGCAACGCTTTGGGCTGTATTATGTTGGGATTTTCATGATCGAACCCTCTCATCGCTATGCGGTACTGCAAGCCGGTACAGGCGAAGCAGGGCGCATCATGATGGAGCAAAAGCACCGCCTTCTAATCGGTGGCACCTCGATGATTGGATGGTGTATTAACAACCGTCAACCCAGAATTGCGCTGGATACAGGGCGAGAGGCTGTGCGTTTCAACAATCCACTTTTACCCAATACCCGCTCGGAATTGGCGTTGCCGATTTTGAGCCGTGAGGAAGTCCTCGGGGCTATGACGATTCAGTCCGATCAGCCCAATGCCTTCGACCAGAACGATATTATCGTTTTACAGGGTATTGCCGACAGTCTGGCAATTGCCATTGAAAATAGCCGTCTGTTTGAAGAAATGAATCGCAGTCTGGAAGAAATTCGCACCCTCAACCGCTCTCTGGTTCAGGAAACCTGGAGCCGCGTGTTGCAGGAAGAAGAAATTACTTCATCTGAGTACGCCATTGGCGGTACCTCAGGAGAAGGCGCCCAGAAAGTTAATATTCCGATTACCCTGCGTGATCAGACCCTGGGGTACCTGGAAGTAGAACTGGACAAAAACGAACTTTCAGAAGAAGAAGCCACTCTGTTGGAAGCCATCACTACCCAAACCGCACTGGCTCTGGAAAATGCACGCCTGGTGCGCGAGTCTGAACGACGGGTCTATCAGGAACGTAAACTGAACGAAATGACTGCCCAATTCGTGCGTGCAGTGGATGTGGAGAGTATTTTGCGAACTGCTGTGGAACAACTGGCACAATTACCTTCCATTGCTGAGGTTTCGGTGCAACTGGTGCCTCCCGAATCCGCCCTGGAAGCTTCAGGGGCTTATCGGAATAATGGGCAGGAGGAGTAA
- a CDS encoding GAF domain-containing protein yields MERLKQVWSGVKNAVRQGLQAIIALFRQNSLRRTLVLAVLLVSLVPVLLVGGISYWRTRSQIFSLVTNQIASLTDYTTNQLGNFVFSKQSALYTHSVKDTFTVNTLAALKEEMPLPERTAAIVNLRTQFSQLASGGGIEPAFTVVFLMEEDGTVVAASDQAYINRVFGNAPINHPVILGQFGKQAVSAVINPFQPSSLQNELFLIVSQPVKIAGLDKPLTLYGISNTVLFNQVLNLAASFYPDSRAVLIFPDGVTYESSSTVSGLRNLPTNTSLLSVIEKETNAQEQLFTKIEETITWENENGIASIRRIPNTSLHFAIVTPLRVLYGNVGVLDRFTRNTLFIVLIILGVLTYTGARWIVNPLLHLSEVAKSLASGNFNVRSRVRRSDEIGLLASSMNQMADQLASLYTSLEQAVEARTRQLRTASEVAQLVISSTSLGEILDRTVELVNERFNLYHTAIYLKDQTGTMLVLSETSGFASEERKQQAVHIPIAADTTPSEVARNNRAISVDRPEEAKFLADPLLPDSQSQAFVPIAFSNEVLGVLELHQSTPKGFDEDTLFVMQTLANQIAAALRNVRTLEAAQFNLEETNLINQATRQISEAQTEDDVVQSIIGIMPQLPYYAAILSLERAYFHIQALYDPHTLRLERGLSSIDIPATRALDSLTRGAPIFVEDIHQPSEYENLLSFFLRRGCKSAMLLPMLKGNKVAYVFILAFTPEEEISQAILQPFINLVEVVNATLDKLNVLETLRARLNELQVLANFSRVTIAETNLQKLYRALYEQISDNFGSDLGFIIATYDEKQGRIEFPFAIENDEILEIEPMPLGEGLTSYIIQNQKPLLINNEAERRAIELSTRIVGKPARSWLGVPLIAGGKLLGAMILQDQEHEERFSEYDLNLFMTLAPQVATAIRNAQLVQEMQNALHAYDYERLLLQTWLTHTPDAIAIKDRQARYQRVSQYYADMQGMSPEDMMGKTDYDVFVNKEDAEQTIETDMRVMEMGRPFIEDIRGTANDYYRVSRLPVVDQNGQVVGLITISRDVSDIFRAQQEMQKRAQQVQTTAEIARDITGTLNIDELLAKVVNLVRERFGFYHASIFLLDSEKQYAVLRESTGEAGRIMKERGHRLAVGSRSIVGQATYRGEAIIVEDVTEDPTHLPNPLLPDTRAELAIPLKFADEVIGALDVQSTQPNVFTDEDIEILGILADQLAAAIHNAELYEKAQDLISRHRLLNRLNLIGTSAQTLNEALLEIVNQLLDLQIADAVNIRLLNSSGQLELAVMNGYGLKKPALLMGADEGLQGACLAERRGLRVGDVSEDPRCIELGEDTHSVMVIPLLFGEEALGVITFEARTAYAFNENDLEVMTSLANNLSGVIMSWRLVQQVSQQVERQKLLFEATSRIRRSMDIGEILKTSVVETVRVLGARRAQIRLSLSEGSGSPSEKGDGHNGSQPVE; encoded by the coding sequence ATGGAGCGGTTGAAGCAGGTATGGAGTGGGGTGAAAAACGCAGTGCGTCAGGGGCTTCAAGCCATCATTGCCTTATTCCGCCAGAATTCGCTCCGCCGTACCCTTGTTCTGGCTGTTTTGCTGGTCTCGTTGGTCCCCGTCCTGCTGGTTGGGGGTATCTCTTACTGGCGCACCCGCTCTCAAATCTTCTCTCTGGTAACCAATCAAATCGCCAGTCTGACGGACTACACCACCAATCAATTGGGAAATTTTGTATTCAGTAAGCAAAGTGCCCTGTATACCCACTCGGTTAAGGACACTTTCACCGTAAATACTCTGGCAGCGCTCAAAGAGGAAATGCCTCTGCCTGAGCGCACAGCGGCTATTGTGAATCTGCGTACACAATTCAGCCAGTTAGCGAGCGGGGGTGGAATTGAGCCGGCTTTTACAGTGGTATTCCTGATGGAGGAGGACGGAACCGTTGTCGCCGCCAGTGATCAAGCCTATATCAATAGAGTGTTTGGAAATGCGCCGATCAACCATCCTGTAATTCTCGGGCAATTTGGGAAACAAGCCGTAAGCGCGGTGATTAATCCTTTCCAACCCTCTTCCCTACAGAATGAATTGTTTCTTATCGTCTCTCAACCTGTCAAAATTGCCGGCCTGGATAAACCCTTAACCCTCTATGGGATTTCGAATACCGTTCTATTCAATCAGGTACTTAATCTGGCAGCGAGTTTTTATCCCGACTCCCGCGCAGTGTTGATTTTTCCGGATGGCGTCACCTACGAAAGTTCCAGTACCGTTTCAGGATTAAGGAATCTACCAACAAACACCTCGCTTCTCAGCGTTATTGAAAAAGAAACGAATGCACAGGAACAGTTATTTACCAAGATTGAAGAAACCATCACCTGGGAAAATGAAAACGGCATAGCCAGTATAAGAAGAATTCCCAACACCAGTTTACACTTCGCAATCGTCACTCCTCTCCGGGTGTTGTACGGGAACGTCGGGGTGTTGGACAGGTTTACGCGTAACACTCTGTTTATTGTTCTTATCATCCTTGGGGTTTTGACCTATACGGGTGCACGCTGGATAGTCAATCCCTTACTTCACTTGAGCGAGGTCGCGAAATCACTGGCTTCGGGGAACTTTAATGTACGCTCCCGAGTGCGACGTTCGGATGAAATCGGATTACTGGCTTCATCCATGAACCAGATGGCAGATCAATTAGCCAGCCTGTACACCTCGCTGGAGCAGGCAGTAGAAGCTCGCACGCGCCAGTTGCGCACCGCTTCCGAGGTGGCTCAGCTGGTGATTTCCTCCACCAGTTTGGGAGAAATTCTGGACCGTACAGTTGAACTGGTAAACGAGCGTTTCAATCTTTATCACACGGCAATTTACTTAAAAGACCAGACCGGTACCATGCTGGTACTGAGCGAAACCAGCGGTTTTGCTTCTGAAGAGCGCAAACAGCAAGCCGTTCATATCCCCATTGCCGCAGATACTACCCCCTCTGAAGTTGCCCGGAATAACCGTGCAATCTCCGTAGACCGTCCTGAAGAAGCCAAATTCCTGGCGGATCCGCTCCTTCCGGATAGCCAATCTCAAGCCTTTGTGCCGATTGCATTCTCAAATGAGGTACTGGGGGTTCTGGAACTGCATCAATCCACTCCAAAAGGCTTTGATGAAGATACGCTCTTCGTCATGCAAACGCTGGCAAACCAGATTGCTGCTGCCTTACGCAACGTTCGCACGCTGGAAGCGGCGCAATTCAACCTGGAAGAGACGAACCTGATTAACCAGGCTACACGGCAAATCTCCGAAGCTCAAACCGAAGACGACGTGGTACAGAGCATTATCGGGATCATGCCACAACTCCCCTATTATGCCGCCATCCTCTCGCTGGAGCGGGCATACTTCCATATTCAAGCCCTGTACGATCCTCACACCCTGCGATTGGAACGGGGACTCTCCTCTATCGATATTCCCGCCACGCGGGCACTGGACTCACTCACCCGCGGCGCTCCAATTTTTGTCGAGGATATTCACCAGCCCTCTGAATATGAGAACCTGCTTTCCTTCTTCCTGCGCCGGGGATGTAAATCAGCAATGCTTCTGCCCATGCTGAAAGGGAACAAAGTTGCCTATGTATTCATCCTGGCGTTTACTCCTGAGGAAGAGATCAGTCAGGCAATTTTGCAGCCCTTCATCAACCTGGTAGAAGTGGTCAATGCCACACTGGACAAACTCAACGTTCTGGAGACCTTGCGCGCACGGCTGAACGAACTGCAGGTGCTGGCAAACTTCAGTCGTGTGACGATTGCGGAAACCAACCTTCAAAAGTTATACCGGGCGCTCTACGAGCAAATCAGTGATAATTTTGGAAGCGATTTGGGATTCATTATTGCCACATACGACGAAAAGCAAGGCAGAATAGAGTTCCCCTTTGCCATAGAAAATGACGAAATCCTTGAAATCGAGCCAATGCCTCTGGGCGAAGGATTAACTTCCTACATCATTCAAAATCAAAAGCCTTTGCTCATCAACAACGAAGCAGAGCGCCGTGCAATTGAGTTAAGCACCCGAATTGTGGGAAAACCCGCGCGCTCATGGCTGGGTGTTCCGCTCATTGCTGGGGGTAAATTGCTGGGTGCCATGATTTTGCAGGATCAGGAACACGAAGAACGTTTCAGCGAGTATGACCTGAATCTGTTCATGACCCTGGCACCACAAGTCGCTACGGCTATCCGCAATGCCCAACTGGTGCAGGAGATGCAGAATGCCCTGCATGCTTACGACTACGAGCGTTTGCTTCTGCAAACCTGGCTCACCCATACCCCGGATGCGATTGCCATCAAGGATCGGCAAGCGCGCTATCAACGAGTCAGTCAGTACTACGCGGATATGCAAGGGATGTCCCCAGAAGACATGATGGGGAAGACAGATTACGATGTGTTTGTCAACAAAGAGGATGCCGAACAAACCATTGAAACCGACATGCGGGTCATGGAGATGGGACGTCCCTTTATTGAAGACATTCGTGGCACCGCAAATGACTATTACCGCGTTTCTCGCCTTCCGGTTGTCGATCAAAACGGTCAGGTTGTCGGCTTGATCACCATCAGCCGCGATGTATCGGATATCTTCCGCGCGCAACAGGAAATGCAAAAACGCGCTCAACAGGTGCAAACGACCGCAGAAATTGCCCGTGACATTACCGGCACTCTTAACATTGATGAACTGCTGGCCAAAGTGGTCAATCTGGTGCGAGAGCGCTTTGGCTTCTATCACGCCTCAATTTTCCTGCTGGACAGCGAAAAGCAATATGCTGTTTTGCGCGAGTCCACCGGCGAAGCCGGCCGCATCATGAAAGAGCGCGGGCACCGCCTGGCGGTAGGCTCTCGCTCCATCGTTGGTCAGGCAACTTACCGCGGTGAAGCCATCATCGTGGAAGACGTTACTGAGGATCCTACTCACCTGCCCAACCCACTCTTACCGGATACTCGCGCAGAACTGGCCATCCCGCTTAAGTTCGCTGATGAGGTCATTGGCGCATTGGACGTGCAAAGCACTCAGCCCAATGTCTTCACCGATGAGGATATTGAGATTTTGGGTATTCTTGCAGACCAGTTAGCGGCGGCAATTCACAATGCAGAGTTGTACGAGAAAGCCCAGGACTTAATCTCGCGCCACCGCTTGCTGAACCGTCTCAATCTGATTGGCACCTCTGCCCAGACGCTGAACGAAGCCCTGCTTGAAATTGTCAATCAACTGCTCGACCTGCAGATTGCCGACGCGGTCAACATCCGCTTGCTGAACTCTTCCGGACAACTGGAATTGGCTGTGATGAACGGCTATGGGCTGAAGAAACCCGCTCTCCTGATGGGAGCAGATGAAGGCCTGCAAGGCGCCTGTCTTGCCGAACGGCGTGGTTTGCGTGTGGGTGACGTCTCTGAAGACCCACGTTGTATCGAATTGGGAGAAGATACACACTCGGTGATGGTTATCCCCTTGCTGTTTGGTGAAGAAGCGTTGGGTGTCATCACCTTTGAAGCCAGAACTGCTTACGCCTTCAACGAAAACGACCTCGAAGTGATGACCTCCCTGGCAAACAACCTTTCCGGTGTCATTATGTCATGGCGGTTAGTCCAACAGGTCAGCCAGCAGGTTGAACGGCAGAAATTACTCTTTGAAGCCACCTCCCGAATTCGCCGCTCAATGGATATTGGCGAAATTCTGAAAACCTCCGTTGTGGAAACTGTACGGGTACTGGGAGCCCGCCGCGCTCAAATTCGGCTTTCTCTCTCAGAAGGCTCTGGTAGCCCCAGTGAGAAGGGCGACGGACATAACGGTAGCCAGCCAGTGGAGTAA
- a CDS encoding response regulator codes for MTDKTVLVVEDNVSNFVLIARMLGFLGIHCEWKTSGYEVVEYADTLPKLDLILMDIRLPYEDGYGALKKIRQSERLKNIPVIAVTAEASLEQMEKARKAGFDGFLGKPLDPDKFPDQIQRILNGESVWEMNY; via the coding sequence ATGACCGATAAAACTGTCCTCGTCGTTGAAGATAACGTGTCCAACTTTGTGTTAATTGCACGCATGCTGGGTTTCCTGGGCATTCATTGTGAATGGAAAACCAGTGGCTATGAGGTAGTGGAGTACGCCGATACTCTGCCCAAGTTAGATCTCATTCTCATGGACATCCGCCTACCCTACGAAGATGGCTACGGTGCGCTGAAGAAAATTCGTCAGTCCGAGCGCCTGAAAAACATTCCGGTTATTGCCGTAACCGCAGAAGCCAGCCTGGAACAAATGGAAAAGGCTCGGAAAGCCGGTTTTGACGGCTTCCTGGGCAAACCTCTCGACCCCGACAAATTCCCCGATCAAATTCAGCGCATTCTCAACGGCGAATCGGTGTGGGAAATGAATTACTAA
- a CDS encoding response regulator: MAGEKHILYVEDNPDNRMLVRRLLTAFGYEVIEAENATRAMEILKTTKPVLILMDINMPDVDGYTLTNRIKSDPELFNIPVIALTANVMKGDRERTLDAGCDGYIEKPIDVDRFIEQIERFLA; encoded by the coding sequence ATGGCAGGAGAAAAACACATTCTTTACGTGGAAGATAATCCAGACAACCGCATGCTGGTCAGAAGATTATTGACAGCGTTCGGTTATGAGGTCATTGAAGCCGAAAATGCCACCCGGGCGATGGAAATTCTGAAAACTACCAAACCGGTGCTCATCCTCATGGATATTAACATGCCGGATGTGGACGGCTATACCTTGACCAATCGCATCAAATCCGATCCCGAGTTATTCAACATCCCGGTTATCGCCCTGACCGCCAATGTGATGAAAGGCGATCGCGAGCGTACCCTGGACGCCGGCTGTGATGGGTATATTGAAAAACCCATTGATGTGGACCGTTTCATTGAACAAATTGAACGGTTCCTCGCCTGA